In Saccharicrinis fermentans DSM 9555 = JCM 21142, a genomic segment contains:
- a CDS encoding SGNH/GDSL hydrolase family protein: MKNLKVALVLFLLVLANTVTAQDADWANLHRYQEANVKLKAPDKREARVVFMGNSITEKWGIRDSLFWKDKPYINRGISGQVTSQMLLRFRSDVINLSPKVVVILAGTNDIAQNKGPITIEQIAGNIFSMIELAQAHQIKVVLCSVLPAVQYKWRKEIKPAEKIVELNKLLKAYAKKNKITYIDCYSLMVNENKGLKKELSPDGVHPNFQGYQLMGKMFDDAIDKAISKKRRK, from the coding sequence ATGAAAAATTTGAAAGTGGCATTGGTATTATTTTTATTAGTGCTGGCAAACACTGTGACGGCTCAGGATGCAGACTGGGCTAATCTACATCGTTATCAGGAGGCAAATGTAAAACTTAAGGCACCTGATAAAAGGGAAGCAAGAGTGGTTTTTATGGGTAACTCCATCACCGAAAAGTGGGGGATCAGAGATTCATTGTTTTGGAAGGATAAACCCTATATTAACCGTGGTATTAGTGGTCAAGTGACTTCTCAAATGTTATTACGTTTTCGTTCTGATGTAATAAATCTTAGCCCTAAAGTGGTTGTTATTTTGGCTGGGACTAACGACATAGCACAAAACAAAGGGCCTATTACCATAGAGCAGATTGCCGGTAATATTTTTTCTATGATTGAGCTTGCACAAGCCCATCAAATTAAAGTGGTGTTGTGTTCTGTTCTACCTGCCGTACAATATAAGTGGCGAAAGGAAATCAAACCCGCAGAGAAAATTGTAGAGCTTAATAAATTATTGAAGGCATATGCAAAAAAGAATAAGATTACTTATATCGATTGTTATTCTCTGATGGTGAATGAAAATAAGGGATTAAAAAAAGAACTTTCACCAGATGGAGTTCACCCTAATTTTCAAGGTTATCAATTGATGGGGAAAATGTTTGATGATGCAATTGACAAAG
- a CDS encoding GH39 family glycosyl hydrolase, translated as MNLRTYLLCVVWVTIHLVNAQETITIRADNKGEKFDHFWSKCVGAGRANEALRAGWLEQMEKVHENCGFEYVRFHGLFHDDMFPVISQNGKLVYNWQYIDDVFDRLLDMNVRPFVELAFFPKQFAAEETKTVFWWKANVTPGPDYLRQWHDLVKAFAQHVVDRYGIDEVRKWYFEVWNEPNLSRAFFDGTKSQYFALYKSSVKAIRSVDQQLRVGGPSTSNFVADKRYEGEKEDTKGFTKTFTAENINDLEWRGVWIEDFLKYCENEKLPVDFISTHPYPTDYPFDPRTGKGKDFSRFVNSTLMDMQWLNKVIAKSAYPDAEIHLTEWNTSPNSRDAMHDFLPPAAYITKVNLDCIGLTNSLAFWTFTDIFEEKGGGASIFHGGFGMINYQGLVKPSYHAYRLLNQLGDEKLFKNDYLFVSRKLGNGKVVALAYNYPEDHYDAVPASIKKIEKYEEGKARQLNFTITDLRPGTQFKIETLDKEHGNIYNYWEKMGKPEPPTREQIKVMKKYADNLKTELLTVNIKGELVIDRTLDPWSLVLIEQIN; from the coding sequence ATGAACTTAAGAACTTATTTATTATGCGTCGTTTGGGTAACTATTCATTTAGTAAATGCACAAGAAACCATAACGATACGTGCTGATAACAAAGGAGAAAAATTCGATCATTTTTGGAGTAAATGCGTGGGGGCGGGTCGTGCCAATGAAGCATTGCGTGCAGGCTGGCTAGAACAAATGGAAAAGGTTCATGAAAATTGCGGATTTGAATATGTTCGTTTTCATGGGCTTTTTCATGATGATATGTTTCCTGTGATAAGCCAAAATGGCAAGTTGGTTTATAATTGGCAGTATATAGATGATGTGTTTGATCGTTTATTGGATATGAATGTACGTCCCTTTGTGGAACTGGCTTTCTTTCCTAAACAGTTTGCAGCTGAGGAAACTAAAACCGTATTTTGGTGGAAGGCCAATGTTACCCCAGGTCCTGATTATTTAAGACAATGGCATGATTTGGTGAAAGCTTTTGCACAGCATGTTGTGGACCGTTATGGGATTGATGAAGTTCGTAAGTGGTATTTCGAGGTTTGGAACGAACCTAACCTGAGTAGAGCTTTTTTTGATGGAACAAAATCGCAGTATTTTGCTTTATATAAGTCATCTGTAAAAGCGATCCGCTCTGTGGATCAACAGTTGAGAGTGGGGGGACCCTCAACTAGTAACTTTGTGGCTGATAAACGCTATGAAGGTGAAAAGGAAGATACGAAGGGATTTACCAAAACATTTACAGCTGAAAATATTAATGACCTGGAATGGAGAGGTGTATGGATAGAAGATTTTCTTAAATACTGTGAGAATGAAAAATTACCTGTTGATTTTATTAGTACACATCCTTATCCTACTGATTATCCTTTCGATCCAAGAACAGGTAAAGGAAAAGATTTTTCTCGTTTTGTGAATTCTACTTTGATGGATATGCAGTGGTTAAACAAGGTAATTGCTAAAAGTGCGTATCCGGATGCTGAAATACATTTAACAGAATGGAATACAAGTCCTAATAGTAGGGATGCCATGCATGATTTTCTTCCGCCGGCAGCATATATTACCAAGGTTAACCTGGATTGTATTGGCTTAACCAACTCATTGGCCTTTTGGACATTTACAGATATTTTTGAAGAAAAAGGAGGAGGAGCGAGTATCTTTCATGGTGGCTTTGGAATGATTAACTATCAGGGATTGGTGAAGCCTTCTTATCATGCCTATAGATTGCTGAATCAGCTGGGAGATGAAAAGTTGTTTAAGAATGATTATTTATTCGTGAGTCGTAAATTAGGTAACGGGAAAGTGGTTGCTCTGGCTTATAATTATCCCGAAGATCATTATGATGCCGTTCCCGCAAGTATTAAGAAAATAGAAAAATATGAAGAGGGAAAAGCTCGTCAGCTTAATTTTACGATAACTGATTTGAGACCCGGAACTCAGTTTAAAATTGAAACATTGGATAAAGAGCATGGTAATATTTATAATTACTGGGAAAAGATGGGAAAACCAGAACCTCCAACTCGTGAGCAAATTAAAGTCATGAAAAAGTATGCAGATAACTTAAAAACGGAACTGCTAACTGTTAATATAAAAGGAGAACTAGTGATTGATCGCACATTGGACCCCTGGAGTTTGGTGCTGATTGAACAAATAAACTAG